Below is a window of Leptospiraceae bacterium DNA.
CAACTTCTACTCTGTCAACTTTTGCATTGAGAAGTAAGAATTTTGCTATGTTCAACTTTTCTTGCGTAGAGAAAACGACTCCTTGTGTTTGCTCCCCATCTCGAAGAGTCACATCTAAGATTTCTAATTTTGTTTCATTCATTTTTTGTATCTTTTTAAATCCTGCTTATCTAGTCCCATGATTTCTAATTTCGTTACTCCCGGATTGGGAGCAATAAAACTCTCAGTGTTAATTACACGCAAAAAATCATAATTGCCAACAATGTCAAGTGTCAGTTGCTTGAGCTTTCCTTCCCCAATTCCATGAACAACCTGCACTAATGTTTCTCCTTCCATGAAGGCATCTTGTAGTTCTCTTTCTAGTTTATATCTTGCTTCTTCATAACGCATTTTTCGAATGTAGATTTCTTTCATATTTTCAAAACTAAATTCAATGATTTAGAAGCGACTCTAGGGAAAAAGAAGTTTTTTCCGTGTAGATTCCGTATTTTCTTCAGACCTTGAATTAGCTACCTCGTTATTAGTAATACAATGAATTAATTATTCATAGTAGATAGTTATATGATTGATTCTTTTTGAAAGAATTAATTTATGAATTTATAAGGTATTGATTTGTAAAAGGGATGAATTCAGAAGAGCAACTTTTAATTTTTAATTCAATTTTAATTTCTACTCCAAGCATAGTTTATACTTACGATGTTGAAAATTCCAGAATTCATTTTTTAAATGATGGAATATATGATCAATTGGGATTTCCGAAGAGCGAAATCAAAACAATGCATTTAGATGAGTTTCTAGGGAAAATGCCTTCGTCTGATCAGCATAGATACAAGTCTCATATTGAAGCAGTCTTATTGGGAAGAGAAAAAAAATTTACAGCGTTCGACTATAGGCTACAGAAAAGAAACGGTGATTGGAAATGGTTTAGCGACACAATCTTTCAACTAAAAACAGAGACTCCGGCTAACAAAACATTAGTCGGATATGCTACCGACATTAGTAATATACGTAAGAAAGAAGAAAGATACCAATGGGAAGAAATTCGACTCAAAGCAATTTTAGAAAATACAAGAGAGTATTACATTTTCTTGAACACAGAATTTATAATTCAGTCTTTGAATAAAAATGCGCAAGATTTTCTTTTTAATGCTTATCGTCGAAGTATTTTTGAAGGATATTCAATTTTAGAGTTTTTACCATTAGAGACTACTTCGGTCTTTACGGAAAAATTCAATTATGCGCTCAATGGTGTTCCCATTCATTATGAATCGCAATTTATCGATGAGAAAAAGGAAGTAAAGTGGTATCAGTTTAGTTACATACCCGTTCGAGATAAGAAAGACCGGATAACCAATGTTTGCTTCATCTTTGTGGATATGACAGAAATTCGTAGAACCAACCAGAGCCTCGTTGAATTAAACCGTAGCCTGGAGTTTAGAGTAAGTGAGCGCACAAAGGAATTGGAAGCAGAGGTTGCTCATAGAATAGATACTGAAAACCGTCTAAGGGTTGCACTTGAAAAAGAGAAGGAGCTAAACGAATTAAAATCAAAATTTATCGCACTTGTGTCTCATGAGTTCAAAACACCAATGACTACTATTTTGATGTCAACGCAAATGCTAGAAGAGTATCGAGATATTCATACGGTAGGAGATAGAGAAAAACACTACAATAGAATTAAAGAAGCGACTCTGAGTTTGAATCGATTGATGGAAGGGGTTCTCAGTATTAGCCGCTCTGAGTCATCTCTTATAGATTTTAAACCTGCACTAATCAATGTAAGGAAGTTTTTATCCGGCTTAATTACAAACTTTGAATCGAATCATCCAGCGAATAAATTTGAACTATTTATACCGCCTAACGATGAAATCTTTTTTAATCTGGATTCCAATTTACTTACCCATATACTTGAAAATTTGCTCAGCAATGCAGTAAAATACTCATCAAATAGGGATGCAATTTTTTTAGAAGTATTATTTTTAGATGAACAAATAGAATTTATAGTGAAAAACAAAGGCGAAGAAATTCCCGAAGAAGACCGAGACCATATATTTGAAACTTTTTATAGAGGTAAGAATGTAGAGAATATTTCAGGAACCGGTTTGGGTTTGAGCGTGGTTAAAAATTTTGTGGCTTTGCATAAAGGCACTGTAAGTTTTAAGAGCTCACCAGAAGAAGGAACGGAATTTCACATTAGAATTCCAACGATATAAGAGGAGGTCAATATGGAGACAATACTAATTATTGAGGACGATGAACTAATCAGAGAGAATCTAATTGAACTTTTTACAAATGAGGGATATTTAACATTAGCCGCAGAGAATGGAAAAATTGGCTTGGAATTGGCTATAAAGAGGATTCCAGACATGATTTTATCTGATATCATGATGCCCGAAATGGATGGATTTCAAGTTTATAAAAGCATCCGGTCTGAACCATTGTTATCCGTTATCCCCTTTATTTTTCTTTCCGCCCTTTCGGATAAGTTGAATATTCGCTCCGGCATGGAACTCGGAGCAGATGACTATATCACTAAACCATTTTTAAATTCCGAATTGATCCAGGCAGTAAAGAATCGAATTGAAAAGAGTCGTGCCTCTAAAAAAGCTATGGAAGAATTAAAGTTAAACTTGATTCGTTCTGTGCCTCACGAATTCTTAACACCATTGAATTCGATTTTAGGTTTCTCCCAATTACTCATTGATGGTTGTCATGAAAAAGGAGGAATACCTATAGAGGACGTATTAGAGTTCAGCGGTTATATTCATTCTGCCGGAAACAAACTTTTGCGGATAACTCGTAATTATGTGTTATTCACAGAGCTAACGACTGCGCATAATAGCAGAAAACTTCAAAGCCGTTTGGAGGAAGATGTATACTTCGATGTTGAAAAGACTTTACCTGATTTTATAATGGAGATTGCTAGGCGAGAAAGTTTCGAAAGAAATTTGGAAATACAGTTTGAAAAAGCAAATCTTTCCATTTCAGCAAAAAGTTTGAAGAAAATTTTGGAAGAACTCGTTGATAATGCGATAAAATTTTCTGGAATGCAATCCTTAGTAACAATAAAAGGATTTCGGGAAAGTAATTTTTACAGAATAATCATCGAGGATAAAGGAAAAGGAATGAGCTTTCAAGAAATCCAAAGAGTGGAAGCGTTTACTCAATTCAATAGGTCAACAGTGGAACAATCTGGACTTGGTCTTGGACTCTCCTTAGTTCAAATGTTACTTGATCTAAATCAAGGCGAATTTTGGATTGAGTCTGAAAAGGGTAAGGGAACGAGGGCGAATATACGTGTTGGTTTGTTTGAATCAATGTAGCGTTGTGGTTGATTCTTAAAAATATCATTGACTTTCTCTTTATTCTTGAAAGACTACCAAAGGCAAGAAGCGTATTTTTGTAATAAAACAAAAGGAGCTTTTTTTCACCGAAAAAAAACATGTTTTGAGTTTTAGGACTTGAGGCAAATTTGAAATAATTCCATAACAGTTTTAGGTCTGAACCTTAAAAAAAATGAACGAAAACGTCAAAATTCCGCGATACCCAGTTCTCATTGTAGAAGATAAAAAGGAAAATCAAGTTCTATTGCAAAGTATTTGTAATCAGCTTGGTATTTCGACAGAAACAGCGAGTAATGGTCAAATTGCTTTAGACTTAATTAATACTCGAAAATTTTCCATTTTTATCGTAGACTTAATGTTACCGGTAATGGATGGAAAGACTTTTATTGAGAAATTAAAGGTAATTGACCCACATGCAGTGGTAATCATTCAATCTGCACTCGATGCATCGGATACTATAATCGAAGTGATGCGGCTTGGTGTATTTGATTATGCAGTAAAACCAATTGATATTGATTTGTTTAGACATACGATGTCCAAAGCATTGGAATACAAATACCTAAAAGACCTAGAAGCGGAATTAACTTTAAATGAAAGTATTAAACTGCGCGGTCAATTAGAATGGCTCAATTATAAAGAAACACTTCGGGTAACAGGAAAAGATTCCTACCAAAAAAATTCCATTTTTAATCTAACTACTTCTTTGTCTCAAGGAGGAGGAGTTGGCGTAACTATTTCCTTACTCGATATGTTGAAAATGGATATGGTTGAAAATGGTGACACCTACATTGTAAACAAAGAAGTTCTTGATACCTTGTATGAAAACAATGAATACAGTCGAAGAGTTTTACAAGGACTTGCCACAGTCGTCGAGCTAATGGAGCAGTCATTTAATTTTGCTGATTGTGCTGCTAGTGTGGTTATTAAGGATTTTCCCCAATACTTAAAGGAAATTGTTCCTTTTATGAATAATAAAGATATATCTATTGCATTTCCATCGATTCATTCAAATTGTAAAATCGAGATTGACTTGGAGAAAATGAGACTGGTCTTTGAAGAGCTTTTAATCAATGCATATAAATACTCGGTGCGCTCGAGTAGAATTGATATTTTTGCTCATGTTACAGGAACCTATTTTTGTATTACTTTTAAAAATGAGATTGATGAATTTTCTTATGGAGGAATTCCTCCGGAGAAAGAAAAGTTAGTTCTAGAACCATTTTTTCGAATTCACCCACCGGTAGAAGATATTCTTGCCGTTGAAAAATTTAGTCTAGGTCTTGGGTTAACGGTTGTCGATTTTATAATTAATAAACACAATGGAATGTTTTTTATCCATAACGCCGTGGATCACACAGGAAAGCGACGCACGAATTGCGTGCTTGCTGAGATTTTTTTACCAATTAAATTAGAGAGGAGTTAATATTGTCTAAGAAAATTTTAATTATAGATGACTCTGCTGTATTTCGCAAAGTTGTCTCAATGAACTTAAAACATGCTGGATATGAGGTTGTAGAAGCGATAGACGGAATGGATGCACTTAGTAAACTTTCTACCGCAAAACCAAATCTGATAGTATGTGATGTCAATATGCCAAATATGGATGGGCTTACATTTGTATCTAAAGTTAGAGCGGATGAGGATAATCGATTTATACCCATCATTATGCTGACCACCGAATCACAAGAAGAGAAGAAGAGAAAAGGAATGGAAGCTGGTGCAAAAGCATGGCTAGTAAAACCATTTGCACCGGAGCAGTTGCTTTCTGCCATTTCTAAACTAATTCCATAGTCTATGAGCTTAGAGGTAAAAATCCAAAATCTTTCAAACCATTGCAGGGTTTCATTAATTGGGAAATGCACGATTTATAACGTTGTAAAATTAAGGCAGTCACTTTTAGAAGTAATAAACAGTAATCAAAACATTCTAGTTGATCTCGAAAAAGTAAATGATTTTGATACGGCTGGCGTGCAGATTTTTATTGCAGCAAAGAATACCACCAAGCAGACTCAAAAAAAAATTAAGTTTATTTCTCATCCAACCTGCGTAATTGCAATTCTTGATTTGTATGGTCTTGTTGGTTTTTTTGGAGATAAAATAGTATTAACCGCAGAAGAGCGAAAAGAATTTCCTTTTCGGTATGGAATTAAAAAGCAAAGTATGAGTGGAAATTAATTTATGAATGCAGATTTAGAAGAAGTAAAAGAATTATTTATCTCTGAATCAAGTGAGATTCTTCAAAAAATGGAAAGCATTCTATTGTTTTTAGAATTGAATCCCGTAACCGATGATAAAATTCACGAATTATTTCGATCTATTCATACTATCAAAGGCTCCGCCGGAATTTTCGGTTATGAGGAAACTGTTAATTTTACCCATGTGGTGGAAAGCTTGCTCGATAAAGTGAGAGAAAAGGAAATTCCTCTTGATAAGCCACTCATTTCCCTTTTGCTAGATTGTAGAGATCATATTTCTGATTTGATTGAATATGCGGCTAATGACCGTAAACTTGAAGAGAGTATGATTCTGATCCAAAACGATCTTCTTGCGAAGTTAAATTCCTTTTTTTCTGTTTCCAAAAATGATTTGCAGGATTCCAAGTTAGGACCAATTGCTAGCCAGGAATCTACTTTACCGAATTCAATTCAGATTGGAACCGATGTAAAGCATTGGCATATTTCGCTTAGATTTAAGCCGGATACATATCGCGATGGACTTGAACCATTTTCGGTTTTAAAGTATTTGAATCGCGATGGTGAAATTCTAAACCTAATTACTCTTACTTCTCTAATTCCGGATTTGAATTTAATAGAGCCAGAAAGTTGTTATACCGGTTTTGAAATTGAATATAAATCAGATAAAGACGTGAGTTTTATTCTGCAGGCTTTTGAATTTGTTGAATATGATTGCGCTATAAATATTTTACCTCCTGATCGCTCTTTGCAGGATCTGTTAGATTTTTTTAAAAATTCTGAATTTAAAACTTCAAAGCTTTTAAGAATTCTATTAAACATGGCAACTATTTCTAAAGAGGAATTGAAACTTTTAAATCGATGGAAACGCAAGCAAAATGTTCCGTCTACCATTGGGGCAAATATCGATATTGCGCCAGAAGAGTATCAAGCAATTCAACCTCAATTACCAAAACAAGAAATCAATGCAGAGGAAGAATTAAAAGAAGAACGAATTATTAAGCCAGCGAAGGATGTTGTTGGGTCGCGCGAAAGCAAGATTATCCGCATTGATTCCGGTAAGCTAGATCATCTGATAAATCTAGTTGGAGAATTAGTAATTGGTGGTGCGAATATAAATCAATTGTCGCAAAAAAGGAACGATCCAGAATTATCTGAGTCAGCTTACTTTATGAATCATTTAATTAGCGAGATTAGAGAAACTGCACTTAAAATAAGAATGGTTCAAATAGGTGAAACATTTAACAGATTTCAACGAACTGTTCGAGAAATTGGTCATGAGCTAGGAAAGGAAATTCAGCTTACAATTTCTGGTGGCGATACGGAATTGGATAAAACTGTTGTTGAAAAAATAAATGACCCGCTCATGCATTTAATTCGAAATGCGATTGATCATGGAATTGAATCAAAAGAAGAAAGAGTGGCTAAGGGCAAACCGGCTGGCGGACAATTGCTATTAAACGCTTTTCATGAAACAGGAAGCATTGTTATTGAAGTAAAGGATGATGGAAAAGGTCTTAATCGCGATAAAATTTTAAGCAAAGCAATTGAAAAAGGAATAGTTTCGCCCGATAAACAATACTCTGATGCTGAAATTTATAGAATGATCTTTAAAGCAGGATTTTCGACCGCTGATAAGATTACGAATATTTCAGGCAGAGGTGTTGGGCTTGATGTAGTAGAGAAAAATATTGATGCACTGCGTGGCAGTGTTCAGGTTTTCACTGAAAAGGATAATGGAACGACTTTTAAAGTTCGTTTTCCACTAACGCTTGCAATCATTGATGGGTTTTTATTTCGAGTTGGTCATTCTTTCTATGTTGTGCCTCTTGATTTAGTCGTAGAATGCTTGGAATATAAAGAAGAAGTTATCGGAAACAATTCGGGGAAAAATTATATTAACCTCCGCGGGGAAGTATTACCATTCCTTCGTCTAAGTGAGTTCTTTCAAACAAAAGAAGAAGAAAATTCCAGAAAGAATATCTTAGTAATTCAATATGCGGGTAAACATGTTGGACTCTTAATTGGAACACTTCATGGAGAAATACAGACTGTTATTAAGCCACTCGGAAAAGTTTTTGAAAAACTCAGAGGAATAAGTGGATCTACAATTCTAGGAAGTGGTGAAGTGGGTTTAATCATTGATATTCCTTCTTTGTTTAAACGGGTAGAAGAAATGGAGAGAGCTAGTGTTACTTCAAATGGTTATAATGTTAAAAGTATTTAGTATTAAAAAGTTGGGAGAGTTTGAATGTTAATAAGAAGTATATCTATTAAAGTAAAGCTGTTTTCAGTTATGCTCGTGTCTATGATTGGAATGCTTGCTATTATGATTTCTTTGCAAAATCAAATTACTGATATTGAAACTTTTCTGAATCGTATTATCAGTGACGATAATCAAAAGACTTTTTTAATTAAGGATCTAAAAATTATTGTTAAGGATAACACTATCTTTGCCGCAGAAATGCTGATTCCGCAAGATGATCAAAATTTGAAGCAAATTGCATCGCAAATAGAATTGAATAAAGTAAAACAAGCAAAGCAAATTGAATTGATTGAAAAGACTTTCAGTCAAAAAGACATTAAAGACTCTTCAATGAAAATGAAGGAGAAGTCCGAAAATTTTCTTCGACAACTGAATCTTTTAAAAGAATTGGCTCTTAGTTCAAAGTTTACAGAGGCTAATAATGCTTATGCAAAGGGATTTTTATCAGCGCTTACAATTTTTAACCAATCGATTGATGAATTAAATCGACTTAATGAGACTTCTAAAGAGGAAGCTACAAAGATAAGCCTTAATGATCTAGAGAAACAAAAAAAATCAGTCAGCCTATACAATTTTAGTATTGGCTTACTTGTATCTTTATTATTATTTTATCTGTTAGGTGGAATTATCTATATTATCCATTCTTCTCTGTCCATTGCAAGGCGTATGAATGCAGGAGATTTTTCTATTCGACTCGATGATTCTTCCCGTGACGAACTTAGCAAACTGTCTTCCGTCATGAACAATTTATCTTCAAACTTTGCTGCCATTGGTAAATCGCAAGCAATCATCGAATTTAAAATGGATGGAACTATTATCCGTGCAAATGAAATTTTTTTATCTGCAATGGGATACACGTTAGGCGAAATTCAAGGGCAACATCATCAGATTTTCGTAGAGCCGGAGTATTCTAGAACAGATGGATATAGACTCTTCTGGGCAGCCTTAAACCGAGGTGAGTTTCAAGCAGCAGAGTATAAGAGAATTGGAAAAGGTGGTCGCGAAGTATGGCTACAGGCAACTTATAATCCTGTTCTTGATGCAAGCGGCAAACCATTCAAAGTAATCAAATTTGCAACTGTAGTTACGGCACAAAAGTTAAAGAATGTTGAGTTTGAAGGACAGATTAATGCAATCAACAAAGCGCAAGCAGTAATCGAATTCAAAATGGATGGAACAATTCTTGCGGCAAATGATAATTTTCTGCAAGGAATGGGTTATACATTAGCCGAAATCCAGGGAAAGCATCATCAGATATTTGTTGAGTCAGAGTATGCACGAAGTGAAGACTATAAAAAATTTTGGGATGCACTCAACAGAGGTGAATTTCAAACGGCTGAATACAAGCGAATTGGAAAGGGTGGGCGTGAAGTGTGGTTACATGCTACATACAATCCTGTTTCAGATTTGAATGGAAAACCATTTAAAGTAATCAAATTTGCAACAGTTGTCACAGAGCAAAAACGAAAGACTATTGAGTTTGAAGGACAGATCAATGCAATCAGCAAGGCACAAGCAATAATAGAATTCAATATGGATGGAACCATTCTTGCGGCAAATGACAATTTTCTCCAAGGTATGGGCTATACTTTCGCCGAAATAAAAGGACAACATCATAGATTATTTGTAGATTCTATGTATGCAGCAAGCGAAGATTACCGTTTATTTTGGGCTGCACTCAACAGAGGTGAATTTCAAAGAGCTGAATACAGGCGAATTGGAAAAGGTGGGCGTGAAGTGTGGTTACAGGCCACATACAATCCGATTGTAGATTTTAATGGAAAGCCATTTAAAGTAATTAAATTCGCAACCGTCATCACCGAACAAAAACAAAAGGCAATCGAATACGAAGGGCAAAATATCGCCATTAATAAATCGCAAGCAATCATCGAATTCAAAATGGATGGGACTATCCTTAATGCAAACGAAAATTTTCTAAGAGGCATGGGTTATACGTTAGGCGAAATTAAAGATCAGCATCATAGATTATTTGTAGATTCCATTTATGCAGCAAGCGATGAGTATCGCCAATTTTGGTCAGATTTAAATAGAGGTGAATTTAGAGCAGCCGAGTATAAGAGAATTGGGAAAGGTGGTCGTGAGGTGTGGCTACAGGCAACATACAGTCCAATTTTCGATTTAAACAATAAGCCTTTCAAGGTGATTAAATTTGCAACTGTTATCACAGAGCAAAAGCTCTTAGCAAATGAAACAGCTCGCATTGTTGCCGATTTAATACCAGCTCTTTCAGCTTTAGAGAATGGAAATTTAACGCAAAAGATTACCAACTCCTATGAGGGAGGGTTTGGCAAACTAAAAGATTCTTTCAATAATACACTTCAGACTCTGCAAAATATTATAAACGAAGTAAGAAGTAGCACTGATGCGTTAGTGAGTGCTGCAGAGGAAGTGAGTTCAACAGCGCAGAGTTTAAGTCAGTCGTCGAGTGAGCAGGCAGCCAGTGTTGAGGAGACAAGTGCGTCGTTAGAGGAGATGAGTGCAAATATAAATCAGAATGCGGATAATGCCAAACAGACGAATGCGATAGCGACGAAGGCTGCGACGGATGCAGTTCAAGGTGGAACATCAGTATTAGAGACTGTGAAGGCGATGAAGCAGATAGCGCAGAAGATAGGAATAGTAGAAGATATAGCGTATCAACGAATTTACTGGCGTTAAATGCGGCGATAGAAGCAGCGCGCTGGAGAGCATGGTAAAGGTTTTGCGGTAGTAGCCTCTAAGGAGGTAAAGGAAGTTAGCGGAGCGAAGTCAAATAGCAGCGAACGAGATATCTGAATTAGCCTCATCGAGTGTAGATAGCAGAAATAGCTGGTAAGTTGATAGGAGAAATAATGCCCATCGATTCATAAGACAGCGGATTTGGTTTCAGGAGATAGCAGCGAGTTCTTCAGAGCAAGCGAGTGGAGTAGGTCAGATAAACAAAGCGATAACACAACTAGATTCAGTGACTCAGCAAAATGCCTCAGCGTCGGAAGAATTGGCTTCGACATCAGAAGAATTGACCGGTCAAGCGGAGGCACTGCGAGTTGCCATGACTTTCTTTAAGACAGAAACAGAGAAAGCTAGCGGCGAACGGAAATTACCCGTGAAAACTAAAACACAGCTAACTCATTCAAAGCTTTCCCTCACTCCGAAAATTTCTTCCCAACGGATGAAGAAAGAGACTAATCATGATTTTGAGAAATTTTAGGTTATAGAAGCCGAATGAAAGAAATAGAAGAGAGTCAATATTTAACGTTTCAATCCGGTGCGGAGGTATTTGGTATCGGGATATTGCATATTAAAGAGATAAAGGAATATGCGAGCGTGACAACGATTCCGATGATGCCGGACTATGTGAAGGGAGTAATAAACCTTCGCGGGAATGTAGTTCCGATAATAGATTTGCCTGTTCGATTTGGAAGAGAGAAGACTATAATTTCAAAGCGGACGTGTATTATAATCTTGGAAGTAGAAAGTGAAGGAGAATCAATAGATATAGGCATATTGGTAGACTCTGTGAATGAGGTAATTGATATACCGTTAGGTGCGATAGAAGCGGCACCTAGCTTTGGATCTAAGATACGAACTGAGTTTATTCAAGGAATCGAAATTGGAAACACAATTCGTAATACTTCTAAACGTGAATAGAGTTCTATCCGTATCAGAATTATCTGCTATCGAGGAACAAGTCAATTTGGAAGTGTCAACTTAAAATGAAATAGTCTTAGTGTGGTTAAATGATGTTATCTGTAAAATGTAAGTAGAAATAAATAAAAGACGGGATATAGCTTAGGATAGAATTGGAGTTAAAAATGTTTAATAGAATGAAATTAGAAAGTAAATTCACTGCAATTACAATTGCGTTTGTCGGATTGTTGCTATTTATAACCGGTGTAGTTTTTTTTCAAATCGATGACCTTGGTAAAATGAATAATCGAGTTGTTGAAGAGGATTTGGTAAAATTAGCTTCGTTAAAGATGCGATGAATGCAGCAAGGGATAATGCCATTGCTACCGCAGATTTTTTTCGTAACAGATAAGAGCCGTTATGCTCAAATTGCAGACAGAGTAGCCAAGAATAAAATCACGATAGATCAAAAGTTAAAAACTTTGAAAGAATTGATCGTTTATCCTGAGAATAAAGAAAGGCTAGAAAAAGTAATCGCGCAAAGGAAAGTTTATGTAGAAAGCTTCACTGAAATTAGGGATATGATCGTAGAGCGTGGTCAAATCAAAGAAGCGACTGTAAAGTATACAAACGATCTGAATCCAAAGTTAGAGCTGTATATGGAATTGTTTGATGAACTGTTGCGAGGGCTTGATACAGTTACTAAGCAGAATCAACGAAAGAATAAGGAAGCAATTCAGTTTTCGAAGGTATTTCTTGTTAGTCTGAATTTAGGTGTAGTGCTTGTTTTATTG
It encodes the following:
- a CDS encoding Smr/MutS family protein — its product is MKEIYIRKMRYEEARYKLERELQDAFMEGETLVQVVHGIGEGKLKQLTLDIVGNYDFLRVINTESFIAPNPGVTKLEIMGLDKQDLKRYKK
- a CDS encoding PAS domain S-box protein, with product MNSEEQLLIFNSILISTPSIVYTYDVENSRIHFLNDGIYDQLGFPKSEIKTMHLDEFLGKMPSSDQHRYKSHIEAVLLGREKKFTAFDYRLQKRNGDWKWFSDTIFQLKTETPANKTLVGYATDISNIRKKEERYQWEEIRLKAILENTREYYIFLNTEFIIQSLNKNAQDFLFNAYRRSIFEGYSILEFLPLETTSVFTEKFNYALNGVPIHYESQFIDEKKEVKWYQFSYIPVRDKKDRITNVCFIFVDMTEIRRTNQSLVELNRSLEFRVSERTKELEAEVAHRIDTENRLRVALEKEKELNELKSKFIALVSHEFKTPMTTILMSTQMLEEYRDIHTVGDREKHYNRIKEATLSLNRLMEGVLSISRSESSLIDFKPALINVRKFLSGLITNFESNHPANKFELFIPPNDEIFFNLDSNLLTHILENLLSNAVKYSSNRDAIFLEVLFLDEQIEFIVKNKGEEIPEEDRDHIFETFYRGKNVENISGTGLGLSVVKNFVALHKGTVSFKSSPEEGTEFHIRIPTI
- a CDS encoding response regulator — its product is METILIIEDDELIRENLIELFTNEGYLTLAAENGKIGLELAIKRIPDMILSDIMMPEMDGFQVYKSIRSEPLLSVIPFIFLSALSDKLNIRSGMELGADDYITKPFLNSELIQAVKNRIEKSRASKKAMEELKLNLIRSVPHEFLTPLNSILGFSQLLIDGCHEKGGIPIEDVLEFSGYIHSAGNKLLRITRNYVLFTELTTAHNSRKLQSRLEEDVYFDVEKTLPDFIMEIARRESFERNLEIQFEKANLSISAKSLKKILEELVDNAIKFSGMQSLVTIKGFRESNFYRIIIEDKGKGMSFQEIQRVEAFTQFNRSTVEQSGLGLGLSLVQMLLDLNQGEFWIESEKGKGTRANIRVGLFESM
- a CDS encoding response regulator, with translation MNENVKIPRYPVLIVEDKKENQVLLQSICNQLGISTETASNGQIALDLINTRKFSIFIVDLMLPVMDGKTFIEKLKVIDPHAVVIIQSALDASDTIIEVMRLGVFDYAVKPIDIDLFRHTMSKALEYKYLKDLEAELTLNESIKLRGQLEWLNYKETLRVTGKDSYQKNSIFNLTTSLSQGGGVGVTISLLDMLKMDMVENGDTYIVNKEVLDTLYENNEYSRRVLQGLATVVELMEQSFNFADCAASVVIKDFPQYLKEIVPFMNNKDISIAFPSIHSNCKIEIDLEKMRLVFEELLINAYKYSVRSSRIDIFAHVTGTYFCITFKNEIDEFSYGGIPPEKEKLVLEPFFRIHPPVEDILAVEKFSLGLGLTVVDFIINKHNGMFFIHNAVDHTGKRRTNCVLAEIFLPIKLERS
- a CDS encoding response regulator — translated: MSKKILIIDDSAVFRKVVSMNLKHAGYEVVEAIDGMDALSKLSTAKPNLIVCDVNMPNMDGLTFVSKVRADEDNRFIPIIMLTTESQEEKKRKGMEAGAKAWLVKPFAPEQLLSAISKLIP
- a CDS encoding STAS domain-containing protein encodes the protein MSLEVKIQNLSNHCRVSLIGKCTIYNVVKLRQSLLEVINSNQNILVDLEKVNDFDTAGVQIFIAAKNTTKQTQKKIKFISHPTCVIAILDLYGLVGFFGDKIVLTAEERKEFPFRYGIKKQSMSGN
- a CDS encoding chemotaxis protein CheA, whose product is MNADLEEVKELFISESSEILQKMESILLFLELNPVTDDKIHELFRSIHTIKGSAGIFGYEETVNFTHVVESLLDKVREKEIPLDKPLISLLLDCRDHISDLIEYAANDRKLEESMILIQNDLLAKLNSFFSVSKNDLQDSKLGPIASQESTLPNSIQIGTDVKHWHISLRFKPDTYRDGLEPFSVLKYLNRDGEILNLITLTSLIPDLNLIEPESCYTGFEIEYKSDKDVSFILQAFEFVEYDCAINILPPDRSLQDLLDFFKNSEFKTSKLLRILLNMATISKEELKLLNRWKRKQNVPSTIGANIDIAPEEYQAIQPQLPKQEINAEEELKEERIIKPAKDVVGSRESKIIRIDSGKLDHLINLVGELVIGGANINQLSQKRNDPELSESAYFMNHLISEIRETALKIRMVQIGETFNRFQRTVREIGHELGKEIQLTISGGDTELDKTVVEKINDPLMHLIRNAIDHGIESKEERVAKGKPAGGQLLLNAFHETGSIVIEVKDDGKGLNRDKILSKAIEKGIVSPDKQYSDAEIYRMIFKAGFSTADKITNISGRGVGLDVVEKNIDALRGSVQVFTEKDNGTTFKVRFPLTLAIIDGFLFRVGHSFYVVPLDLVVECLEYKEEVIGNNSGKNYINLRGEVLPFLRLSEFFQTKEEENSRKNILVIQYAGKHVGLLIGTLHGEIQTVIKPLGKVFEKLRGISGSTILGSGEVGLIIDIPSLFKRVEEMERASVTSNGYNVKSI